The following proteins are co-located in the Paenibacillus sp. FSL H8-0079 genome:
- a CDS encoding ABC transporter permease subunit, with protein sequence MAELSETSKLQPGVRVNRPVKPSYLRNIRKHWMLYVMILPGILFYIIFKYIPLGGSVIAFQNFQIMKGIWSSPWVGLDNFKFIFTYQDFYHVLRNTALIALYKLVIGFPAPILLALLFNEVRKMLAKRFLQSLFYLPHFLSWVVVGGIVFEVLASGGFVNAVRGWFGFEPILYMQQEQYFRPIVVLSSIWKEVGWGTIIYLAAVSGIDPTQYEAAVMDGANRWKQTIYITLPALFPTILTLFLLNIGNFLELGFDQIYNLLTPMTYSVGDIIETYVYRSGVLQGQYSVTTAIGLFQSVIGFILLWVFNRLARKSGEGLW encoded by the coding sequence ATGGCTGAGCTGTCGGAAACATCAAAGCTGCAACCCGGGGTTAGAGTCAATAGACCCGTCAAACCAAGTTATCTACGTAACATTCGAAAACACTGGATGTTGTATGTCATGATCCTGCCCGGTATTTTGTTCTATATTATTTTCAAGTACATTCCACTGGGCGGAAGCGTGATCGCATTTCAGAACTTTCAGATTATGAAAGGCATATGGAGCAGCCCATGGGTAGGCCTGGATAACTTCAAGTTTATTTTTACGTATCAGGATTTCTATCATGTGCTTCGGAACACAGCTCTGATTGCCTTATACAAACTGGTGATCGGATTTCCTGCTCCCATCCTGCTGGCACTATTGTTCAACGAAGTGAGAAAAATGCTTGCCAAACGCTTTTTGCAAAGCCTGTTCTATCTGCCTCATTTTCTCTCCTGGGTTGTCGTCGGGGGGATTGTGTTTGAGGTGCTAGCCTCAGGTGGTTTTGTAAACGCTGTTCGTGGGTGGTTCGGGTTCGAACCGATTTTGTATATGCAACAAGAGCAATATTTCCGTCCAATCGTCGTCCTTTCCTCCATCTGGAAAGAGGTGGGTTGGGGAACGATCATATATCTTGCTGCGGTAAGTGGCATTGACCCCACGCAATATGAAGCGGCAGTAATGGATGGAGCGAATCGTTGGAAACAGACAATCTACATTACGCTACCTGCGTTATTCCCAACAATCCTGACGCTGTTCCTGCTGAATATCGGCAATTTCCTGGAACTTGGCTTTGATCAGATCTATAACCTGCTGACACCGATGACCTACTCGGTAGGAGATATCATTGAGACATATGTATACCGTTCAGGTGTCCTGCAAGGGCAGTATAGCGTAACAACAGCCATTGGTCTATTCCAGTCAGTGATCGGATTTATTCTGCTCTGGGTCTTCAATCGGCTTGCGAGAAAATCAGGAGAGGGGTTGTGGTAA
- a CDS encoding carbohydrate ABC transporter permease has product MKQTIGEKLFQTANYIFLTLAAFTMLLPLLHLLAVSLSSPVAADSKEVFLWPVGFTFASWKHILQSSGLWQSFGVTVFITVVGTALSMLFSVLTAFPLSRREFMIRKQVMLGIVITMIFNAPMIPFFLTVRELGMMNSIWSLIIPGVIGTFNMVILRTFFMSLPKELDDTARIDGCHDFRILFQIYLPLSKPVLATVSLFYAVGYWNTFQRAVLFLRDPGLWPLQMKLRAYLTSPEELAQVNMFLGDYNFNTTTLKAATILFASVPIILVYPYLQKYFVKGSLLGSLKE; this is encoded by the coding sequence ATCAAGCAGACGATTGGAGAAAAGCTGTTCCAAACCGCCAATTACATTTTCCTGACGCTTGCAGCCTTTACGATGCTCCTTCCATTGCTGCATCTGCTTGCGGTTTCCCTGAGTTCGCCGGTTGCAGCAGACTCCAAAGAAGTATTTCTGTGGCCTGTCGGTTTTACCTTCGCTTCATGGAAGCACATTCTGCAAAGCTCGGGTTTATGGCAATCATTTGGTGTAACCGTATTCATTACGGTAGTGGGTACTGCACTTAGTATGTTGTTTTCAGTGCTGACCGCTTTTCCGTTGTCGCGCAGAGAATTCATGATTCGCAAACAAGTCATGCTGGGCATCGTGATTACGATGATTTTCAATGCACCGATGATCCCGTTCTTCCTGACGGTGAGGGAGCTGGGGATGATGAATTCCATCTGGTCTCTGATCATTCCTGGTGTAATTGGCACATTTAATATGGTCATTCTGCGTACCTTTTTTATGAGCTTGCCCAAGGAACTTGATGACACGGCAAGAATCGACGGTTGTCATGACTTCCGAATTTTGTTCCAGATCTATCTGCCGCTATCCAAGCCGGTTCTTGCTACGGTCAGTCTGTTCTATGCGGTAGGATACTGGAATACGTTCCAGCGGGCAGTATTGTTCCTTCGTGATCCAGGACTCTGGCCTTTGCAGATGAAGCTACGAGCATATTTAACTAGCCCGGAGGAACTGGCTCAGGTGAACATGTTCCTAGGTGATTACAACTTCAATACAACCACGTTAAAGGCAGCGACGATACTTTTTGCAAGCGTTCCCATAATTTTGGTGTATCCTTATTTACAGAAGTATTTTGTGAAAGGTTCCTTGCTTGGATCACTGAAAGAATAA
- a CDS encoding extracellular solute-binding protein — translation MRKQLTRKMMPLMLSLAMLLAAGCGSATTNSGNDGGNGEGSGGAVKVKVFKSHMGVGSLPTADNPHVKYIAEQTGVQYELITTPPGSEPSEYLNLMIASDELPDILRPIGGIEQTLIQQGGALPLDELLPEYAPHVWESIPQEAWDIVRSASPDGKIYYVPKVFLVPERAPLIRQDWVYKVGMEMPKTTDEYVELLTAFRDKDPNGNGKPDELPTSGREFGRWMDHLFAMYGVAMWEGYPEWDEYNGKIQYAGTTDNMREAIKFIRMLYVEKLLDNETFLNKGEVWQAKINNNLVGSWYHLPANVRDRYNAMLTQAPDAYIAAMPLPKAEGFEAFVTQKSMGEPEWMIPATKQDNAPNALKLLDFFYNPENDEFGRFGLEGEQHEVKDGRKVILPPADNKPLALGMKNLTTAEDMNKRIEETYPEDQQQMVKDMFEVSTADARQIAGDGLPASVYEGFPDIQSHKLFQEVLTKIVIGELPIEAYDEYVKKWNASGGEVVTQRVQEWYEKVRK, via the coding sequence ATGAGAAAACAACTGACCCGCAAGATGATGCCGCTGATGCTCAGTCTAGCCATGCTGTTGGCTGCAGGATGTGGCTCGGCTACTACTAATTCCGGAAATGACGGAGGTAACGGCGAAGGCAGTGGTGGAGCTGTAAAAGTCAAAGTATTCAAAAGCCATATGGGTGTCGGCAGCTTGCCAACTGCGGATAATCCACATGTGAAATACATCGCTGAACAGACGGGAGTCCAGTATGAACTCATTACAACTCCTCCGGGTTCGGAGCCATCCGAATACTTAAACCTGATGATTGCCTCGGATGAACTGCCAGATATCCTGCGCCCGATTGGAGGCATTGAGCAGACGCTGATTCAGCAGGGAGGCGCGTTGCCACTGGATGAACTGCTACCTGAATATGCACCGCATGTGTGGGAAAGTATTCCTCAGGAAGCTTGGGATATCGTACGCTCTGCTTCACCTGACGGTAAAATCTATTATGTGCCCAAGGTATTCCTTGTGCCTGAACGTGCACCGTTAATACGTCAGGATTGGGTGTATAAGGTGGGCATGGAGATGCCAAAGACCACTGATGAATATGTCGAGCTACTCACAGCCTTCCGTGACAAGGACCCGAATGGCAACGGCAAACCGGATGAACTGCCAACAAGCGGCAGGGAATTCGGCAGATGGATGGACCATCTGTTCGCGATGTATGGTGTGGCGATGTGGGAAGGATATCCCGAATGGGATGAATACAATGGAAAAATACAGTACGCAGGGACTACCGACAATATGAGGGAAGCAATCAAGTTCATTCGCATGTTATATGTGGAAAAACTGCTGGACAATGAAACCTTCCTGAACAAAGGGGAAGTGTGGCAGGCAAAAATCAATAATAACCTCGTAGGCAGCTGGTACCATTTGCCTGCAAATGTGCGAGATCGGTACAATGCGATGCTGACCCAGGCTCCAGATGCCTACATTGCAGCAATGCCGTTGCCCAAAGCCGAAGGGTTTGAAGCTTTTGTCACTCAGAAGAGCATGGGCGAACCGGAATGGATGATCCCAGCCACCAAACAGGATAATGCGCCAAATGCGCTGAAGCTGCTGGACTTCTTCTATAATCCTGAAAATGATGAGTTCGGTCGCTTCGGTCTTGAAGGTGAGCAGCATGAAGTCAAGGATGGACGCAAAGTCATTCTTCCACCTGCTGACAATAAACCGCTTGCCTTGGGTATGAAGAATCTCACTACAGCAGAAGACATGAATAAACGAATTGAAGAGACATATCCAGAAGATCAGCAGCAAATGGTCAAAGACATGTTCGAAGTCAGTACTGCCGATGCACGGCAAATTGCAGGTGACGGTCTGCCAGCCTCTGTATATGAAGGTTTTCCTGATATCCAGTCCCACAAGCTGTTCCAGGAGGTATTGACCAAGATTGTCATCGGCGAGCTGCCGATCGAGGCTTATGATGAATATGTGAAGAAATGGAATGCTTCCGGGGGAGAAGTGGTCACCCAGCGTGTACAGGAATGGTATGAGAAGGTGAGAAAATGA
- a CDS encoding Gfo/Idh/MocA family oxidoreductase, with amino-acid sequence MKKRYALCGVSGRALGQFAKPIHELFSHNSEVVALLDTDPARFEVYRARFPNHTEVAVYGASDFGVMVDDTRPDCIIVAGRDDTHVHYIVAALERDLDVITEKPMTTTGADAKRILEAEARSKGNVIVTFNYRYMPIHMRIKELIQQGKLGRVTSIDLNWYIDTHHGSSYFKRWNRERAFSGGLSVHKSTHHFDLVQWWINQKPIEVFAYGALNYYGAEGEWNPAQEDGRHCRTCDVSEDCAYYSRWTSRSRQIRVPDDHLNQLGTASQKEFPYTSYRPDQCIFDSSIEIEDTYAATVKYNGGALMSYSVNFSLPYEGYRLAVNGTKGRLETLEYHMPARTPFPTPVQTIDYFPLFGSKETIHVVHREGGHGGGDPLLLEDIFLGEDKRRPYRILSGAEDGAYSVAAGEAVWRSVEEHRPISIDEVLGGWNSRVPTHKGREK; translated from the coding sequence ATGAAAAAAAGATATGCCCTATGTGGAGTCAGCGGCAGAGCATTGGGACAATTTGCAAAACCAATTCATGAGCTGTTTAGCCATAATTCAGAGGTTGTCGCGCTGTTGGATACCGATCCTGCACGGTTTGAAGTCTATCGCGCCCGTTTTCCTAATCACACAGAAGTAGCAGTATATGGAGCTTCGGATTTCGGGGTCATGGTCGATGATACTCGGCCTGACTGTATCATCGTGGCTGGCAGGGATGATACCCATGTCCACTATATTGTCGCCGCGTTGGAGCGGGATCTTGATGTTATTACCGAAAAGCCGATGACGACAACAGGAGCTGATGCCAAACGTATTCTTGAAGCGGAAGCAAGGAGTAAAGGCAACGTCATCGTAACGTTCAATTATCGGTATATGCCGATCCACATGCGCATCAAGGAATTGATTCAGCAGGGGAAACTCGGTCGCGTCACTTCCATAGACCTTAACTGGTATATCGATACCCATCACGGCTCCAGTTATTTTAAACGGTGGAACCGTGAAAGGGCATTCTCAGGCGGTCTGTCTGTCCATAAAAGTACCCATCACTTTGATCTGGTACAGTGGTGGATCAATCAAAAGCCAATTGAAGTTTTTGCCTATGGAGCACTGAACTATTATGGGGCTGAAGGTGAATGGAATCCGGCACAGGAGGACGGAAGACATTGTCGTACATGCGATGTGTCAGAAGATTGTGCCTATTATTCCCGCTGGACGTCCCGTAGTCGTCAGATCCGGGTACCGGATGACCATCTGAACCAGCTCGGTACAGCAAGCCAGAAGGAGTTTCCGTACACTTCATACCGCCCAGACCAGTGTATTTTCGATTCCAGCATTGAAATTGAAGACACGTATGCTGCAACCGTGAAATATAATGGCGGCGCACTGATGAGTTATTCGGTCAATTTCTCTCTTCCCTACGAGGGTTACCGTCTTGCGGTAAATGGTACAAAGGGGCGTCTGGAAACACTGGAGTATCATATGCCCGCCCGGACGCCTTTTCCCACACCGGTCCAGACGATTGATTACTTTCCGCTCTTTGGTTCGAAAGAGACGATTCACGTTGTTCATCGTGAAGGTGGGCATGGAGGAGGAGATCCACTGCTGCTCGAGGATATTTTCCTTGGTGAAGATAAGAGACGCCCTTACCGAATTCTGTCGGGCGCTGAAGACGGTGCTTATTCCGTTGCCGCTGGAGAAGCAGTATGGAGATCCGTGGAAGAGCATCGGCCTATTTCCATAGACGAGGTGCTGGGTGGTTGGAACAGCAGAGTGCCCACGCACAAAGGGAGGGAGAAGTGA
- a CDS encoding glycoside hydrolase family 88 protein yields MSSHVYFEPEESMAYQSGGGIKHALMSIAARYIGANPPHPPVYRVSRPGLVRKCDDHRYVFPLVDLFPNMQRGQQVYAWAKLWSDSDQEFVFHITCFGPVRLYHNGVLVYGSAPEEEYPEIPVLKLKCQLDRGWNHFVLEFKLGKKGGGGQFGTGSRKNKPLHFIVPSLERDGEEGWLYSEPLDVPLSEIPSGPMREKATGVNWLPQEEDPEKPSPYGQVARMYGLTSGMSAYAWTKISGTKCGIETVLISGEAYSPIEFSVDSKVLFRQEQAGLFRFELPLSAAVQDLTVKCTCGDRDWGFRMDQTTQELLTPALDVKGHRDNWLYLGPFQAKQEIDLSSCQKMKRTVRSGTGEEVYWRTEVPGGEVRPFLENEWYGRWNYPLGVTLYGLLQLGKAGQRADIRDYVLNHIEFASSRFSYSLWDRERYGAAGLNNQLSHIDSLDDCGSFGATMLLADQERKLDGVSETAAHIADYILYEQARLEDGTLYRKIGVSRSMDNTMWCDDLYMSIPFLCRYAEWSGDDELLDEAARQVLLYKKYLYIPERQIMSHVFDVERGEPTRTPWGRGNGWVLFSLSELLTALPQEHPSYTVLIQFYRELCEGYLALQGRNGLWHQVLTDPESYEETSCTSMFIYAYARGVRKGWLLDPKPYAQAAYQGWKGLSARTIDKRGNVYGVCRGSSYSFTNHYYKHELGWNLNDTHGIGIVLLAGLETISMQEWQTNTSVFATERVGTPEKLEKSSF; encoded by the coding sequence ATGAGTAGCCATGTTTATTTCGAACCGGAGGAGAGCATGGCTTATCAGAGTGGTGGAGGCATTAAGCACGCTCTGATGAGCATTGCGGCAAGGTACATTGGAGCCAATCCTCCGCATCCCCCGGTCTACAGAGTGAGTCGACCAGGACTTGTACGCAAGTGTGATGATCACCGCTACGTCTTCCCGCTGGTGGATCTATTCCCCAACATGCAGAGAGGACAACAGGTCTATGCATGGGCCAAACTGTGGAGCGACAGTGATCAGGAATTTGTTTTTCATATCACCTGCTTCGGACCTGTTAGGCTATATCATAATGGCGTGCTGGTCTATGGTTCTGCTCCGGAGGAAGAATATCCTGAGATACCTGTTCTGAAACTGAAATGTCAACTGGACAGAGGCTGGAATCACTTCGTTCTTGAATTCAAATTAGGGAAAAAGGGGGGAGGTGGCCAGTTTGGCACTGGCTCCCGGAAGAACAAACCACTTCACTTCATTGTGCCTTCGCTCGAACGAGATGGGGAAGAAGGCTGGCTCTACAGCGAGCCGTTGGATGTTCCGTTGTCGGAAATTCCTTCTGGCCCCATGCGAGAGAAGGCCACTGGCGTTAACTGGTTGCCTCAGGAGGAAGACCCCGAGAAGCCATCGCCTTATGGACAGGTAGCACGGATGTATGGATTGACCAGTGGCATGTCTGCATATGCATGGACGAAGATAAGTGGTACGAAATGTGGCATTGAGACCGTGCTAATCTCTGGTGAGGCTTACAGCCCGATTGAATTCTCGGTGGATAGCAAGGTGTTATTCCGACAAGAGCAGGCCGGTCTCTTCCGTTTCGAACTGCCATTGTCTGCTGCGGTGCAAGATCTGACTGTAAAGTGTACATGCGGAGACCGGGATTGGGGATTCCGTATGGACCAGACTACACAAGAACTGCTGACGCCTGCACTGGATGTAAAAGGGCATAGAGACAACTGGCTGTACCTGGGTCCTTTTCAAGCGAAACAAGAGATTGATCTGTCTTCCTGCCAGAAGATGAAGCGGACTGTTCGTAGCGGAACAGGTGAAGAAGTATACTGGCGAACAGAGGTGCCAGGCGGAGAGGTACGTCCATTTCTGGAAAATGAATGGTATGGCCGATGGAACTATCCCCTGGGCGTCACGTTATACGGATTGCTTCAGCTCGGCAAAGCGGGTCAGCGAGCGGATATTCGAGACTATGTGCTGAACCACATTGAATTTGCCTCTTCACGTTTCAGCTACTCCTTATGGGACAGAGAACGTTATGGTGCAGCTGGGCTGAATAATCAGCTCTCCCATATCGACAGCCTGGATGACTGTGGATCTTTCGGCGCCACCATGCTGCTTGCCGATCAGGAACGCAAGTTGGACGGCGTTTCAGAGACGGCAGCTCATATCGCAGACTATATTTTGTATGAACAGGCTCGTCTGGAAGATGGCACGTTATACCGCAAGATTGGTGTCTCCAGATCGATGGATAACACGATGTGGTGTGATGATCTGTATATGAGCATCCCGTTCCTGTGCAGGTACGCCGAATGGTCAGGTGACGATGAGCTGCTGGATGAAGCGGCAAGGCAGGTTCTTTTGTATAAGAAGTATCTGTATATTCCAGAGCGTCAAATCATGTCCCATGTATTCGATGTGGAGCGAGGTGAGCCAACACGAACCCCTTGGGGCCGAGGCAACGGCTGGGTGTTGTTCTCCCTGTCAGAGCTACTGACGGCCCTTCCTCAAGAGCATCCATCCTATACAGTTCTCATTCAGTTCTACAGGGAATTGTGTGAAGGGTACTTGGCATTGCAGGGCAGAAACGGACTGTGGCATCAGGTATTAACGGACCCGGAGTCGTATGAGGAAACATCCTGTACCTCCATGTTCATCTATGCGTATGCCCGAGGGGTGCGAAAGGGCTGGCTTTTAGATCCGAAACCCTATGCACAAGCGGCGTATCAAGGGTGGAAGGGGCTATCGGCGCGCACAATTGATAAAAGAGGTAATGTATACGGCGTATGTCGTGGCTCCAGTTACTCCTTCACCAATCATTATTATAAGCACGAACTAGGGTGGAATCTGAATGATACCCATGGGATCGGCATTGTACTTCTTGCTGGGCTTGAAACGATTTCCATGCAGGAATGGCAGACGAACACGTCGGTTTTCGCTACGGAAAGGGTCGGAACACCGGAGAAATTGGAGAAATCATCTTTTTAG
- a CDS encoding AraC family transcriptional regulator → MTLSFLKWLKFNVTNTQTRLLLILTVVVFMIIIAVGMTTYYSSKSVLQQELSEPQHQMLRISMNDIDEVIRESDQIAVKIALNTNVYRFLTNEVQGSYRNITELVQFLENLISSTSFIKSAYIYDMNRESIVAFPQGYSSSKVNFPDSGWVGVADELEERPMLVKQREISTSSGASMPQITLYRKIMIAGDLKGVIAVNFKTEKMFEHMLLSSVSDLDSHRFILDTNNQPLYDLGNYAVGEEAVSHVLTQLDGEKLGEFKHEGKLLLASQTISPYTGWRYLSVISQDSLLANAQKIRNIVFIVSLLALVAGAATITFYNAAAFRPVRRMRQLLSGYDQEKIHPEEIDLEKITGQLLTDHAQQAINLRQTLPEASSKFLTDIYNGHMTGSREISEKWCRYFKDWSDEPLSIAMLSIDNYQAWCERFKKSDHSLLKFAIGNITAELLSGQWRVLSADLGRDRMLVMLEPLDSGGGMSVATSIREAIGMISRLLKFQVSSGVSGGQDGFVHLQRAMHEAESALDYRLYRGNERVISYEEISGLQPPENTSEEHEFMTQLTEIVEAGRGEEALKAFDKIIGRMAHEQWHPSSALAFLEAVAATLERIRLKRETEGCRLEMVDMRTMHLEAICEVLRSQIESLADWFGSLMLSKDFIQCQHMIAFMNNHLEDPVSIQEIAEHAGIGSSLASQLFKQEMGDTIHGYFTKLRMERACELLLDTDYRISEIATMVGYQHENSFIRVYRKYKEITPGKYREIMRSRRGVLGES, encoded by the coding sequence GTGACCCTTTCTTTCTTGAAGTGGCTAAAATTCAATGTCACCAATACCCAGACCCGGCTACTGCTAATTCTGACCGTTGTTGTCTTCATGATTATTATTGCGGTGGGGATGACAACGTATTATTCTTCCAAGTCGGTGTTACAGCAAGAATTAAGTGAGCCACAGCACCAGATGCTGCGCATCAGCATGAATGATATTGATGAAGTGATCCGCGAAAGTGACCAGATTGCGGTGAAAATTGCACTGAACACCAATGTATACCGATTTCTCACCAATGAAGTACAAGGATCATACCGCAATATTACGGAACTGGTACAATTTCTGGAAAATTTAATCAGTAGCACGTCCTTTATTAAGAGCGCTTACATTTATGATATGAATCGGGAGAGCATCGTTGCCTTTCCACAAGGCTACAGCTCCAGCAAGGTTAATTTCCCGGATTCGGGTTGGGTTGGCGTTGCCGATGAACTTGAAGAGCGTCCCATGCTGGTCAAGCAACGTGAGATTTCCACTTCTTCTGGTGCATCCATGCCGCAAATTACACTTTACCGAAAAATAATGATTGCTGGCGACTTAAAAGGGGTTATCGCAGTCAATTTCAAGACAGAGAAGATGTTCGAGCACATGCTGCTCTCATCCGTCTCCGACCTTGACAGCCATCGGTTCATCCTCGACACCAACAACCAGCCTTTATATGATCTTGGCAATTATGCCGTCGGAGAGGAGGCCGTCAGTCATGTGCTCACCCAACTGGATGGTGAAAAGCTTGGCGAGTTTAAGCATGAGGGTAAGCTTTTACTGGCTTCACAGACCATTTCACCTTACACCGGATGGCGCTATCTGTCCGTAATATCACAAGACAGTCTGCTGGCTAATGCACAGAAAATCCGTAATATTGTTTTCATCGTATCTCTGTTGGCTCTTGTAGCAGGAGCGGCCACAATCACATTTTACAATGCAGCTGCTTTTAGACCGGTAAGACGCATGAGGCAACTACTTAGTGGGTACGACCAGGAGAAAATTCATCCGGAAGAGATCGATCTGGAGAAAATAACGGGTCAACTGTTAACAGATCATGCTCAGCAGGCCATCAATCTCAGGCAGACCCTTCCGGAAGCTTCATCCAAATTTCTGACGGATATTTATAACGGACATATGACAGGAAGTCGGGAGATTAGCGAGAAATGGTGCCGTTACTTCAAGGATTGGAGCGATGAGCCACTCTCTATTGCTATGTTGTCAATTGATAATTATCAGGCCTGGTGTGAACGCTTCAAGAAATCGGATCACTCCCTGCTGAAATTTGCCATTGGGAATATCACAGCTGAACTGTTGTCTGGACAGTGGCGAGTGTTATCTGCCGATCTGGGCAGAGATCGGATGCTCGTGATGCTGGAACCGCTTGATTCTGGCGGGGGAATGAGCGTAGCGACATCAATTCGAGAGGCAATTGGCATGATTTCCCGCTTGCTCAAGTTCCAGGTGTCGAGCGGCGTTAGCGGGGGTCAAGACGGGTTCGTACACCTTCAGCGAGCCATGCATGAAGCGGAGAGTGCGTTGGATTACAGATTGTACCGGGGGAATGAGCGAGTTATTTCGTATGAAGAGATATCAGGTCTGCAACCGCCGGAGAACACATCGGAAGAACATGAATTCATGACTCAACTGACGGAGATCGTCGAAGCAGGCAGAGGCGAAGAAGCCCTGAAGGCTTTTGACAAAATAATCGGTCGAATGGCGCATGAGCAATGGCATCCTTCATCTGCACTGGCCTTTCTTGAAGCTGTTGCAGCTACACTTGAACGTATTCGCCTGAAGCGCGAGACAGAAGGTTGCAGACTCGAAATGGTGGATATGCGGACCATGCATCTTGAGGCTATCTGTGAAGTGCTTCGAAGTCAGATCGAAAGTTTGGCTGATTGGTTCGGTAGCCTTATGCTCAGCAAAGATTTTATACAATGCCAACATATGATTGCTTTTATGAACAACCACCTGGAAGATCCGGTAAGCATTCAGGAGATTGCCGAGCATGCCGGGATCGGAAGCAGTCTGGCAAGCCAATTGTTCAAGCAGGAAATGGGCGATACCATCCACGGATATTTCACCAAGCTTCGGATGGAACGTGCCTGTGAACTATTGCTGGATACGGATTACAGAATCTCCGAGATCGCAACGATGGTAGGTTATCAGCATGAGAACAGCTTTATTCGTGTGTATCGAAAATACAAGGAAATTACACCGGGTAAGTACAGAGAGATAATGCGAAGCCGTAGGGGTGTGCTAGGGGAATCTTGA